In Tenacibaculum pacificus, a single window of DNA contains:
- the truA gene encoding tRNA pseudouridine(38-40) synthase TruA, with translation MRYFIELAYKGKNYHGWQIQPDAVSVQEKINKAISTVLRQNISITGAGRTDAGVHASQMFAHFDTDAVLTQKFAFRLNALLPDDIVIFNCKLVHDDAHTRFDASSRSYEYKIWLGRNPFSLDTSWQLYNQKLDIDLMNKAAAILYEHEDFECFSKVKSDVHTFNCDVTNAVWELNGNELTFHISANRFLRNMVRAIVGTLIDIGIGKTTIDDFNKIIESKNRSNAGTSVPAKGLFLTKVAYPYI, from the coding sequence TTGAGATATTTTATTGAATTAGCGTATAAAGGAAAAAATTATCATGGTTGGCAAATACAACCTGATGCAGTTTCGGTACAAGAAAAAATAAACAAGGCAATTAGCACTGTTTTAAGACAAAACATCAGTATTACAGGCGCTGGAAGAACGGATGCAGGCGTACATGCATCGCAAATGTTTGCGCATTTTGATACAGATGCCGTTTTAACTCAAAAATTTGCTTTCAGATTAAATGCGCTTTTACCTGATGATATTGTTATTTTTAACTGTAAATTAGTGCATGATGATGCACATACTCGTTTTGATGCAAGTAGCAGAAGTTATGAATATAAAATTTGGCTTGGTAGAAATCCGTTTTCATTAGATACCTCTTGGCAATTATATAATCAGAAATTGGATATTGACTTGATGAATAAAGCCGCAGCAATTTTATATGAACATGAAGATTTTGAGTGTTTTTCAAAGGTAAAATCAGATGTACATACTTTTAATTGTGATGTTACCAATGCCGTTTGGGAATTAAATGGAAATGAATTAACGTTTCATATTAGCGCAAATCGATTTTTAAGAAATATGGTTCGTGCTATTGTTGGTACTTTAATTGATATCGGCATCGGTAAAACAACTATTGATGATTTTAATAAAATTATAGAAAGTAAAAATCGAAGTAACGCAGGAACATCAGTTCCCGCAAAAGGATTATTTTTAACAAAAGTAGCATACCCCTATATATAG
- a CDS encoding metallophosphoesterase family protein — MKKILLLSDTHSYIDDQILKFVKQADEVWHAGDIGNLKVTDTIKEYKPLRCVYGNIDDNNARAEFPLDNKFIVEGVSVWITHIGGYPNAYKPRVREELQKKSPKIFISGHSHILKVQYDQKFNLLHLNPGAAGKHGFHKVRTMLRFELNKGEITKMEVIELAKR; from the coding sequence ATGAAAAAAATACTTTTACTTTCTGACACTCATAGTTACATCGACGATCAAATATTAAAATTTGTAAAACAAGCCGATGAGGTTTGGCATGCCGGTGATATTGGTAATTTAAAAGTTACTGATACCATAAAAGAATACAAACCTTTACGATGCGTTTACGGTAATATTGACGATAATAATGCCAGAGCAGAATTTCCGTTAGATAATAAATTTATCGTTGAAGGTGTTTCAGTTTGGATTACGCATATAGGCGGTTATCCGAATGCTTATAAACCTAGAGTGAGGGAGGAGTTACAGAAAAAATCACCAAAAATATTTATTAGTGGTCATTCACATATTTTAAAAGTACAATACGATCAGAAATTTAATTTATTGCATTTAAATCCAGGAGCAGCAGGAAAACATGGTTTTCATAAAGTAAGAACGATGTTGCGTTTCGAATTAAATAAAGGAGAAATAACAAAAATGGAAGTTATAGAATTAGCTAAACGCTAA
- the cdaA gene encoding diadenylate cyclase CdaA, producing the protein MNLDFIDFSFLDLLDIILVAVLLYYIYKLLKGTVAINIVIGITFIFLIWKVTQALNMEMLSGILGYLLSGGVIALIIVFQQEIRKFLLMIGTTNFSAKRNFLNQLKFMESEINTEIDIETILKACISMAKTKTGALLVIEKTNNLDFLVNTGDKMNASVNEAILESIFYKNSPLHDGATVIRDNFIVATRVILPVSTSTKLPARFGLRHRAAIGVTEKTDAICLLVSEETGEISYINNGEFVLYKTLEDLLKKLQNDLTP; encoded by the coding sequence ATGAACTTAGATTTTATTGATTTTTCGTTTCTTGATTTGCTAGATATTATTTTAGTAGCTGTCTTATTGTATTATATCTATAAATTATTAAAAGGAACTGTTGCTATAAATATTGTAATTGGTATCACCTTTATTTTTCTAATTTGGAAAGTAACTCAAGCGCTTAATATGGAAATGTTGAGTGGTATTTTAGGATATTTATTATCAGGAGGAGTTATCGCTTTGATTATTGTTTTTCAGCAAGAAATTAGAAAATTTTTATTGATGATAGGGACAACTAACTTTTCTGCTAAAAGAAATTTTTTAAATCAGTTAAAATTTATGGAAAGTGAAATTAACACTGAAATAGATATTGAAACTATTTTAAAAGCTTGTATTTCTATGGCTAAAACAAAAACAGGAGCATTATTAGTTATTGAAAAAACAAATAATCTTGATTTTTTAGTTAATACAGGTGATAAAATGAATGCTTCAGTAAACGAAGCTATTTTAGAAAGTATTTTTTATAAAAATAGTCCACTTCACGATGGAGCAACAGTTATTAGAGATAATTTTATTGTAGCAACCCGTGTAATTTTACCCGTTTCTACAAGTACTAAATTACCTGCGCGTTTTGGATTAAGACACAGAGCTGCAATTGGAGTTACAGAAAAAACAGATGCTATCTGTTTATTAGTTTCAGAAGAAACAGGAGAAATATCTTATATAAATAATGGTGAATTTGTGTTGTATAAAACGTTAGAAGATTTACTAAAAAAATTACAAAATGATTTAACACCATAA
- a CDS encoding ABC transporter ATP-binding protein, which yields MSFAKQYRTRFIIAASSTILLAIFAVLSPVILMKAIDDFTTHKDLTRLLYYTIAMLITLLVQVLFQFSFIYNANWVGQHVIRDIRSKTFRKILSFKMSYFDNSSVGKLVTRVVSDIETIANFFSQGVFMIISDILKMIVVIAVMLYTNWRLALIALATLPILIYATKLFQIAIKSTFQDVRNQVANLNGFVQERVTGMKIVQLFNREKIEYQNFVGINDKHKKAYIKTVWYYSIFFPIAEILSSIAIGLIVWYGGLQVIADNAVSVGAIIGFIKMAQMLFRPLRQIADKFNQLQMGIVAGERVFDIIDTKSSITKSGTITTNTLEGNISFKDVRFSYIKGEEILKGISFDVQKGETIAIVGATGAGKSTIINLINRFYEIDSGTICLDNVPVQDYEINSLREKIAVVLQDVFLFSDTIFNNISLKSKHITLDEVKEAAKQIGIHDFIMSLPNDYSYNVKERGGMLSSGQRQLIAFLRAYVSKPSILILDEATSSVDTNSEKMIQYATDKITKNRTSIVIAHRLATIKKADTIIVMDKGEIVEKGNHAELLNKKEGYYKNLYKKQFKTEITS from the coding sequence ATGAGTTTTGCAAAACAGTATCGTACACGATTTATTATAGCAGCAAGCTCTACCATACTTTTAGCAATATTTGCAGTATTGAGCCCTGTTATTTTAATGAAAGCTATCGATGATTTTACAACTCATAAAGATTTAACTCGATTATTGTATTATACAATTGCCATGTTAATCACTTTATTGGTGCAAGTATTATTTCAATTTAGCTTTATTTACAACGCAAATTGGGTAGGACAACACGTTATTAGAGACATCCGAAGTAAAACATTTAGAAAGATTTTATCTTTTAAAATGAGTTATTTTGATAATTCATCCGTAGGAAAATTAGTTACTCGTGTTGTTTCAGATATTGAAACAATTGCCAATTTCTTTTCGCAAGGTGTTTTTATGATTATTAGCGATATTTTAAAAATGATTGTTGTTATAGCTGTAATGCTATACACCAATTGGAGGTTAGCACTTATTGCATTGGCAACTTTACCAATTTTAATTTATGCAACAAAATTATTTCAAATAGCCATTAAATCAACTTTTCAGGATGTACGAAATCAAGTAGCAAACCTCAACGGATTTGTTCAAGAAAGAGTTACAGGAATGAAAATTGTACAGCTTTTTAATCGAGAAAAAATAGAGTATCAAAACTTTGTTGGCATCAACGATAAACATAAAAAAGCCTACATAAAAACTGTTTGGTACTACTCTATCTTTTTTCCAATTGCCGAAATATTATCGTCAATAGCTATTGGTTTAATTGTTTGGTATGGCGGATTACAAGTTATTGCAGATAACGCAGTATCGGTTGGTGCAATTATTGGTTTTATAAAAATGGCACAAATGCTATTTAGACCACTACGTCAAATTGCAGATAAATTTAATCAACTACAAATGGGAATTGTAGCTGGAGAACGTGTTTTTGATATTATTGATACCAAAAGTTCAATCACCAAAAGCGGAACAATTACTACAAATACTTTAGAAGGAAATATTTCTTTTAAAGATGTTCGTTTCAGTTATATTAAAGGAGAAGAAATTTTAAAAGGAATTTCTTTTGATGTTCAAAAAGGAGAAACAATTGCCATTGTTGGTGCTACTGGAGCAGGAAAATCTACTATTATCAATTTAATAAATCGTTTTTACGAAATAGATAGCGGTACTATTTGCTTAGATAATGTTCCTGTTCAAGACTATGAAATTAATTCTTTACGTGAAAAAATTGCCGTTGTCTTACAAGATGTATTTTTATTTTCTGATACTATTTTCAATAATATATCTTTAAAAAGTAAACATATTACTTTGGATGAAGTAAAAGAAGCTGCAAAACAAATTGGTATTCATGATTTTATTATGAGTTTACCTAATGATTATTCTTATAATGTTAAAGAACGTGGAGGAATGTTATCATCAGGACAAAGACAATTAATTGCATTTTTACGTGCTTATGTTAGTAAACCAAGTATTTTAATTTTAGATGAAGCAACTTCTTCTGTTGATACAAATTCCGAAAAAATGATTCAATACGCTACTGATAAAATCACAAAAAACCGAACATCAATAGTAATTGCGCATAGATTAGCAACTATAAAAAAAGCAGATACCATTATTGTAATGGATAAAGGTGAGATTGTTGAAAAAGGAAATCATGCCGAACTATTAAATAAAAAAGAAGGCTATTATAAAAACTTATATAAAAAACAATTTAAGACTGAAATTACTTCGTAA
- a CDS encoding DUF1599 domain-containing protein: MQNTSKQYDAVIEECRSLFIKKMSDYGSAWRILRLPSLTDQLFIKAQRIRQLQENTERKVDEGEKPEFIGIINYSIMALIQLELGVIEQPDLNTNQATILYDKHVKITKELMENKNHDYGEAWREMRISSLTDLILQKLLRVKQIEDNHGKTLVSEGIDANYQDMINYAIFALIHHSKLDN; the protein is encoded by the coding sequence ATGCAGAACACCTCCAAACAATATGATGCCGTTATAGAAGAATGTAGAAGTTTGTTTATCAAAAAAATGAGTGATTACGGAAGTGCTTGGAGAATTTTAAGGCTTCCATCATTAACCGATCAACTATTTATTAAAGCGCAACGCATCCGTCAATTACAAGAAAATACTGAACGTAAAGTAGATGAAGGCGAAAAACCAGAATTTATAGGTATCATTAATTATTCAATAATGGCGTTAATTCAATTAGAATTAGGTGTTATTGAACAACCAGATTTAAATACCAATCAGGCAACCATTTTATATGATAAACATGTAAAAATCACCAAAGAATTAATGGAAAATAAAAACCATGATTATGGAGAAGCTTGGAGAGAAATGCGAATTTCATCTTTAACTGATTTAATTCTTCAAAAATTACTTCGCGTAAAACAAATTGAAGATAATCACGGAAAAACTTTGGTTTCTGAAGGAATTGATGCAAATTACCAAGACATGATTAATTATGCTATTTTTGCATTAATTCATCACTCAAAACTAGATAATTAA
- a CDS encoding response regulator transcription factor has translation MKIKVHIADDHKILIDGVIALLNTEDDFEIEGHSLTGKQVVDWSTKNKADVLVLDINMPEMDGIDVLKTFKTRNVKIKTIILSSLSDPKLVQEMILLGANGFIDKSDASDHIINAIRSVNNGMQYFSDGVKSRLLELYVSDAKIKENNLNKNDLTERETEVLKQIALEKSSTEIAVNLSVSVKTIESYRRNLYKKLKVRNVVGLAMYAVKNNIV, from the coding sequence ATGAAAATTAAAGTTCACATTGCTGATGATCATAAAATCTTAATAGATGGAGTGATTGCTTTATTAAATACAGAAGATGACTTTGAAATAGAAGGTCATTCTTTAACAGGGAAACAGGTAGTAGATTGGTCTACTAAAAACAAAGCTGATGTATTAGTTTTAGATATCAACATGCCAGAAATGGATGGAATTGATGTTTTAAAAACATTCAAAACACGTAATGTAAAAATTAAAACAATAATTCTTTCTAGTTTAAGTGATCCTAAATTAGTTCAGGAAATGATACTATTAGGTGCTAATGGTTTTATTGATAAAAGTGATGCTAGTGATCATATTATTAATGCTATAAGAAGTGTTAATAATGGTATGCAATACTTTAGCGATGGTGTTAAAAGTAGATTATTAGAGTTATATGTATCTGATGCTAAAATTAAAGAAAATAATTTAAATAAAAACGATTTAACAGAAAGAGAAACTGAAGTATTAAAACAAATAGCCTTAGAGAAAAGCTCTACTGAAATAGCAGTAAATCTATCGGTTAGTGTTAAAACGATTGAATCATATCGTAGAAATTTGTATAAAAAATTAAAAGTAAGAAACGTAGTAGGTTTAGCGATGTACGCTGTGAAAAACAATATTGTATAA
- the rho gene encoding transcription termination factor Rho produces the protein MLEISELKTKKLIDLQVIAKTIGLTKVSQLKKLDLVYKILDAQAEASANQPKPITEKPKRRRIEKPEEVTKETVVEKVAAVEVKVKEEKKPIVKTTSVVSNKEVEKTEIVTEAVETIEKKIQVVGKDVVVKEPNVAKNPKLVVKKPAPRPRPRAEVEAAKKTVPRPRAAVEAAKKTVPRPRAAVEAAKKPQHKNQNQNKPQHKSGNKYRDPDFEFDGIIESEGVLEMMPDGYGFLRSSDYSYLSSPDDIYVSQSQIKLFGLKTGDTVLGNVRPPKEGEKYFPLIRVSKINGLNPNIVRDRVSFEHLTPLFSDEKFNLAERGSSLSTRIIDLFSPIGKGQRGMIVSQPKTGKTMLLKDVANAIAANHPEVYQIVLLIDERPEEVTDMKRNVRGEVVASTFDEPADKHVRVANIVLEKAKRLVECGHDVVILLDSITRLARAYNTVAPASGKILSGGIDANALHKPKRFFGAARNIENGGSLTIIATALTETGSKMDEVIFEEFKGTGNMELQLDRNISNRRIYPAIDLIKSSTRRDDLLLDPKTVKRMWVLRKYLADMNPVEAMTFINDRIRLSKNNDEFLISMNG, from the coding sequence ATGCTCGAGATTTCAGAATTAAAAACTAAAAAATTAATAGACTTACAAGTAATTGCAAAAACTATAGGTTTAACTAAAGTAAGTCAATTAAAAAAATTAGATTTGGTTTATAAAATTTTAGATGCACAAGCGGAAGCTAGCGCTAATCAACCTAAGCCTATTACTGAAAAACCAAAGAGAAGAAGAATAGAAAAACCAGAAGAAGTAACTAAAGAAACTGTTGTAGAAAAAGTAGCAGCTGTTGAGGTTAAGGTTAAAGAGGAAAAAAAACCTATCGTTAAAACAACATCAGTTGTTTCTAATAAAGAAGTAGAGAAAACAGAAATAGTTACAGAAGCAGTTGAAACTATTGAAAAAAAGATTCAAGTAGTTGGTAAAGATGTGGTTGTTAAAGAACCTAATGTTGCTAAAAACCCAAAATTAGTTGTTAAAAAACCTGCTCCAAGACCAAGACCAAGAGCAGAAGTAGAAGCAGCTAAAAAGACAGTTCCAAGACCAAGAGCAGCAGTTGAAGCAGCTAAAAAGACAGTTCCAAGACCAAGAGCAGCGGTTGAGGCAGCTAAAAAACCACAACATAAAAATCAGAATCAAAATAAACCACAACATAAAAGTGGTAATAAATATAGAGATCCTGATTTTGAATTTGATGGTATTATAGAAAGTGAAGGAGTATTAGAAATGATGCCAGACGGTTATGGTTTCTTACGCTCATCAGATTATAGTTATTTATCATCACCAGATGATATTTATGTTTCTCAATCTCAAATTAAATTATTTGGATTAAAAACTGGAGATACCGTACTAGGTAATGTACGTCCGCCGAAAGAAGGTGAAAAATACTTTCCTTTAATTAGAGTGTCAAAAATTAACGGTTTAAATCCTAATATTGTTCGTGATAGAGTTTCTTTTGAACATTTAACACCGTTGTTTTCAGATGAAAAATTTAACCTTGCTGAAAGAGGAAGTTCTTTATCAACAAGAATAATTGATTTATTTTCTCCGATAGGAAAAGGGCAACGTGGTATGATTGTATCACAACCAAAAACAGGTAAAACAATGTTATTAAAGGATGTGGCAAATGCAATTGCTGCAAATCATCCTGAAGTATACCAAATTGTTTTATTAATTGATGAAAGACCTGAAGAAGTTACTGATATGAAGCGTAATGTTCGTGGAGAAGTAGTTGCTTCTACTTTTGATGAACCTGCCGATAAACACGTTCGTGTTGCGAATATCGTTTTAGAAAAAGCAAAACGTTTAGTAGAATGTGGGCACGATGTCGTTATTTTATTAGATTCAATTACACGTTTGGCAAGAGCTTACAATACAGTTGCACCGGCTTCAGGTAAAATTTTATCAGGAGGTATTGACGCTAATGCTTTGCATAAACCAAAACGTTTCTTTGGGGCGGCTCGTAATATTGAAAATGGTGGTTCGTTAACAATTATAGCAACGGCACTTACTGAAACTGGTTCTAAAATGGATGAAGTTATCTTTGAAGAATTTAAAGGAACTGGTAATATGGAATTACAATTAGATCGTAATATTTCTAATCGTAGAATTTATCCAGCTATTGATTTAATTAAATCTAGTACTCGTAGAGATGATTTATTATTAGATCCGAAAACAGTAAAACGTATGTGGGTGTTGCGTAAATATTTAGCAGATATGAATCCTGTGGAAGCAATGACGTTTATTAATGACAGAATTAGACTTTCTAAAAATAACGATGAATTTTTAATTTCGATGAACGGATAG
- a CDS encoding DoxX family protein, giving the protein MILKLLTHISRILVGLLFIYSGFVKLVDPIGSQYKFQEYFSEGVLNMEFLIPYTLPFSILLIVVELVLGVMLLVGYKPKLTVWSLFSLNLVFLFLTWYSYTYNKVTDCGCFGDALKLTPKETFYKNVVFMVFIVILIVGLKYIKPIISNKISAVTTYISVLLSLAVVYHVLNHLPIIDFRAYAIGTDIAEGMKYKDDSDEIPPIHDFMIETDDGDLLESMLAKEKAMLLLMYNFDKTEKEGITAIAKVAANAKAKGYEVYVLSASYIENLAATQKEFNLPYTFGFCDETALKTVIRANPGIVTVEKGIIVGKWNWTDADDVTLK; this is encoded by the coding sequence ATGATTTTAAAACTTTTAACACATATTTCAAGAATATTAGTTGGTCTTTTATTTATTTATTCAGGATTTGTAAAACTCGTAGATCCTATAGGTTCTCAATATAAATTTCAAGAATATTTTAGTGAAGGCGTATTAAATATGGAATTTTTAATTCCTTATACATTACCTTTTTCTATTCTATTAATTGTTGTTGAATTAGTTTTAGGTGTAATGCTTTTAGTTGGCTACAAACCTAAACTTACAGTTTGGAGCTTGTTTAGCCTAAATTTAGTTTTCTTATTTTTAACTTGGTATTCATATACCTATAACAAAGTAACAGATTGTGGGTGTTTTGGTGATGCTTTAAAACTAACTCCTAAAGAAACTTTTTATAAAAATGTGGTCTTTATGGTTTTTATCGTTATTTTAATTGTTGGATTAAAATACATAAAGCCTATTATTTCTAATAAAATAAGTGCTGTAACAACTTATATATCTGTATTACTTTCACTGGCTGTTGTATATCATGTTTTAAATCATTTACCTATTATTGATTTTAGAGCCTACGCTATAGGCACTGATATTGCTGAAGGTATGAAGTACAAAGATGATAGTGATGAAATACCTCCAATTCATGATTTTATGATTGAAACAGATGATGGAGATTTACTTGAAAGTATGTTAGCTAAAGAAAAAGCAATGCTTCTTTTAATGTATAATTTTGATAAAACTGAAAAAGAAGGAATTACAGCAATAGCAAAAGTAGCTGCAAATGCCAAAGCTAAAGGTTATGAAGTTTATGTATTATCAGCTTCTTATATTGAAAACTTAGCAGCAACTCAAAAAGAATTTAACCTACCTTATACTTTTGGTTTTTGTGATGAAACTGCTTTAAAAACAGTAATCAGAGCAAACCCTGGGATTGTTACCGTTGAAAAAGGAATAATTGTTGGTAAATGGAATTGGACAGATGCAGATGATGTTACTTTAAAATAA
- a CDS encoding ATP-binding protein produces MKKHIKINQKIKLLIIWLIFFISCDIVANINKYDLEQISIIQNDSILKNKYQNILKKYKKGEYVSSLKKSFLLFELSKENNKLAHLSARLIADIYNKTNNYKKSLEYYKIALHFLNKKNHSFSKENNTINTETLYIKIYLRIGSAYLKIYSNRSSKEKTKSDKDSAIFFYNKLENFNLINEENLKHKALSYINLSNIYQQDSLFEKAEFFAIKAINIQKKRNNKIKQASSLNNLASIYLSLNQFKKAKKTYLEAIELIKNNNSPIAVKHKSTLYYNLAWAMRNLKDYKAYDYQELSYDIEDNQREKEVRGIVEEITVKHKETLEQQKVDLVKEQRKLIEAKDNKTTFLFGALSLLVIIISCIITYNYKLRQKNLYLKQQRSIEKLKSEAQTKILNATIDAKESERKLIAEILHDNVSALLSSANMHLSATKKQFKGNHPLEIEKTQAIILDASEKVRDLSHKLVSSILLKFGLEYAVKDMVEKYSNSQLRFDISTKNIDRYKQDFEIKIYNMIQELANNILKHSKAKYAQIIIKQENRELTIFVNDDGIGFSTKSCNINNGIGLKQIAARIEMMKGTFSIKSEKNKGTKINIIVPVQDKETFNFS; encoded by the coding sequence GTGAAAAAACATATTAAAATTAATCAAAAGATAAAATTATTAATCATTTGGTTAATTTTTTTTATTTCTTGTGATATAGTTGCTAATATTAATAAATATGATTTAGAACAGATCTCTATTATTCAAAATGATTCTATCTTAAAAAATAAGTATCAAAATATATTAAAAAAGTATAAAAAAGGAGAATATGTTTCTTCTTTAAAAAAGAGTTTTTTATTATTTGAACTAAGTAAGGAAAATAATAAACTAGCTCACTTATCTGCTAGATTAATAGCAGATATATATAATAAAACAAACAATTACAAAAAGTCATTAGAGTATTATAAAATAGCATTACATTTTCTTAATAAAAAAAATCACTCTTTTTCTAAAGAAAATAATACTATAAACACAGAAACTCTTTATATAAAAATTTATCTAAGAATAGGAAGTGCTTATCTAAAAATCTATAGCAATAGATCTTCTAAAGAAAAGACAAAAAGTGACAAAGATTCTGCTATATTCTTTTATAATAAACTAGAAAATTTTAATTTAATAAATGAAGAAAACTTAAAACACAAAGCTCTTTCATACATTAATTTATCTAATATATATCAACAAGATTCACTCTTTGAAAAAGCTGAGTTTTTTGCCATAAAAGCAATTAATATTCAGAAAAAAAGAAATAATAAAATAAAACAAGCTAGTTCTTTAAATAACCTTGCTAGTATATACTTATCTCTTAATCAATTCAAAAAAGCTAAAAAAACCTATTTAGAAGCTATTGAATTAATAAAGAACAATAACAGTCCTATAGCTGTTAAACACAAATCTACACTATACTATAATTTAGCATGGGCTATGCGAAATTTAAAAGATTATAAAGCTTATGATTATCAAGAGTTATCATACGATATTGAAGATAATCAACGAGAAAAAGAAGTTAGAGGTATCGTTGAAGAAATAACCGTAAAACATAAAGAAACTCTAGAACAACAAAAAGTAGACTTAGTTAAAGAACAACGAAAACTTATTGAAGCAAAAGACAATAAAACTACATTTTTATTCGGAGCTTTAAGTTTACTTGTCATTATAATTTCATGTATTATTACGTATAACTATAAATTACGTCAGAAAAATTTATATTTAAAACAACAGCGAAGTATCGAAAAATTAAAATCGGAAGCACAAACAAAAATACTAAATGCTACGATAGATGCTAAAGAATCAGAACGCAAACTAATAGCCGAAATTTTACACGATAATGTAAGTGCTTTATTATCGTCAGCAAATATGCATTTAAGCGCTACAAAAAAACAATTTAAAGGAAATCATCCTTTAGAAATTGAAAAAACACAAGCAATTATATTAGATGCCTCTGAAAAAGTTAGAGATTTATCTCATAAATTAGTGTCTTCTATTTTATTGAAATTTGGTTTGGAATATGCCGTAAAAGATATGGTTGAAAAATATTCAAACTCTCAATTAAGGTTTGACATTTCTACTAAAAACATCGATAGATACAAACAAGATTTTGAAATAAAAATATATAATATGATTCAAGAACTTGCTAATAATATTCTTAAACACAGTAAAGCTAAATATGCACAAATAATTATAAAACAAGAAAATAGAGAATTAACTATTTTTGTTAATGATGATGGAATTGGATTTTCTACCAAATCATGTAATATTAATAATGGTATCGGTTTAAAACAAATAGCTGCAAGAATTGAAATGATGAAAGGCACATTTTCTATTAAATCCGAAAAAAATAAAGGCACAAAAATAAATATCATTGTACCTGTTCAAGATAAAGAAACATTTAATTTTTCATAA
- the folP gene encoding dihydropteroate synthase — MTINCKGNLIDLTTPKVMGILNVTPDSFFDGGKYKNENDILSQTAKMLNDGATFIDIGAYSSKPGAKEVSEAEEIQRIIPVIELLVRNFPEIIISVDSFRSEVVKQSIEAGAALVNDISGGVLDANMFDVVAKLQVPYIMMHMQGTPQNMQLNPIYDDVVKEVILFFASQLVKLRELKVNDVIIDVGFGFGKTTEHNYELLKKLSLFESLEVPILTGVSRKSMLYKLLDISPQKALNATTVANTIALLNGTSILRVQ, encoded by the coding sequence ATGACTATTAATTGCAAAGGAAATTTAATTGACCTCACGACTCCTAAAGTAATGGGGATTTTAAATGTAACTCCCGATTCTTTTTTTGATGGCGGAAAGTATAAAAATGAAAATGATATTCTTAGTCAAACAGCTAAGATGCTAAATGATGGCGCTACTTTTATTGATATAGGCGCATATTCTTCAAAACCAGGAGCAAAAGAGGTATCCGAAGCAGAAGAAATCCAACGAATTATACCTGTAATAGAACTATTAGTACGTAATTTTCCTGAGATAATTATTTCTGTAGATTCTTTTAGAAGTGAAGTTGTAAAACAATCAATAGAAGCAGGAGCTGCACTTGTAAATGATATTTCTGGTGGAGTTTTAGACGCCAATATGTTTGATGTTGTTGCTAAATTACAAGTGCCTTATATTATGATGCACATGCAAGGAACGCCTCAAAATATGCAATTAAATCCTATTTATGATGATGTAGTAAAAGAAGTAATTTTATTTTTCGCATCACAATTAGTTAAACTTCGTGAATTAAAAGTAAACGATGTTATTATTGATGTAGGTTTTGGATTTGGAAAAACTACCGAACATAATTATGAATTATTAAAAAAATTATCATTGTTCGAAAGTTTAGAAGTGCCTATTTTAACTGGCGTTTCTAGAAAATCGATGTTATATAAATTATTAGATATTTCACCACAAAAAGCATTAAACGCAACAACCGTGGCAAATACAATCGCTTTGTTAAATGGAACGAGTATTTTAAGAGTTCAATGA
- a CDS encoding DUF4293 domain-containing protein, protein MIQRKQSIYILIAAIISAGLTVICSLWTSKTNTPIYIIDLFSGVSILEKITPVLFFISALLSIVTLFLFKNRQLQFVLGRLNILINLFLLGILIYLSQTLSGEALVSEKGIGMFFPVIVILLLVLANKAIKKDEDLVKSVDRLR, encoded by the coding sequence ATGATACAAAGAAAACAATCTATATATATATTAATTGCAGCAATTATTTCTGCAGGCTTAACTGTTATTTGTAGTCTTTGGACTTCGAAAACTAATACACCTATTTATATTATAGACTTATTTTCAGGAGTTTCTATTTTAGAAAAAATAACTCCAGTATTATTTTTTATTTCCGCTTTACTATCAATAGTAACATTGTTTTTATTTAAAAACCGTCAGTTACAGTTTGTTTTAGGGCGTTTAAACATATTGATTAATCTTTTTTTATTAGGGATATTAATATATTTGTCACAAACATTATCTGGAGAAGCGCTAGTTTCTGAGAAAGGTATTGGGATGTTTTTTCCTGTTATTGTTATTTTGCTGTTAGTTTTAGCAAATAAAGCCATCAAGAAGGATGAAGATCTTGTAAAATCTGTAGACAGATTACGATAA